The candidate division WOR-3 bacterium DNA segment TTAATGGTATTAATAACCTGGGCAGCCATAGCTGCGGATTTTTCCGCGTTGTATCCCACTGTGAACTGGCTCTCTATAACAAAACCATCATCGGTCGCCAAGCCGGCACCCAGAACTTTCGGAATTTTCGTCAATTCATCTACCTTCATCCTAAGATCTCCCTTATTTCATCAATAACCTTGCGTGCATAGACAAACACCAAGCCGGGTTTTGTCTCTTTACGGGTTATCACAGTAAACAGCGAATCACCGGCTGTTATCACACAGATTGTTTCATCATTTTTTTCAATTATAAACTTCTCGACACGACCTTCTTTCAAAAATCGAAACGACTCCTCGGCTTCATTATAGATAGCAGCAATCATCGCACAAAGCTCTTCAATATCAGCATACTCCTTATAATAATTCTGTATCAGAAGTCCATCCCTGGAGCAGATAAAAGCACCTTTTACCGTCTTTATATCCAGTAGTTTCTTAATCGGTTTTTCTAAGGAAGCAAGAGGAACAACCACCTCGACCTCTTTCTTCTCCTCTTTCACCTCAGGCTCAGGTACTGCCACAGCCTCAACCTCTTTCTTCTCCTCTTTCACCTCAGGCTCAGGTACT contains these protein-coding regions:
- a CDS encoding roadblock/LC7 domain-containing protein, which gives rise to MKEEKKEVEAVAVPEPEVKEEKKEVEAVAVPEPEVKEEKKEVEAVAVPEPEVKEEKKEVEAVAVPEPEVKEEKKEVEVVVPLASLEKPIKKLLDIKTVKGAFICSRDGLLIQNYYKEYADIEELCAMIAAIYNEAEESFRFLKEGRVEKFIIEKNDETICVITAGDSLFTVITRKETKPGLVFVYARKVIDEIREILG